One window of Perca flavescens isolate YP-PL-M2 chromosome 6, PFLA_1.0, whole genome shotgun sequence genomic DNA carries:
- the twist1b gene encoding twist-related protein 1b produces MSEENLGEESGSSPVSPVDSLSNSEGELDRQPKRCGRKRRPGRKNGEDSDSPTPGKRGKKSSSSSPQSFEELQSQRVMANVRERQRTQSLNEAFASLRKIIPTLPSDKLSKIQTLKLAARYIDFLYQVLQSDELDSKMSSCSYVAHERLSYAFSVWRMEGAWSMSTSH; encoded by the coding sequence ATGTCTGAGGAAAATCTGGGGGAAGAGTCGGGCAGCTCTCCTGTCTCTCCTGTAGACAGCCTGAGCAACAGCGAGGGGGAGCTGGACAGACAGCCGAAGAGGtgtgggaggaagaggagaccaGGCAGGAAAAACGGGGAGGACTCAGATAGCCCGACCCCTGGGAAAAGAGGGAAGaagtccagcagcagcagcccccAGTCTTTCGAGGAGCTCCAGTCGCAGCGGGTCATGGCAAACGTCCGGGAGCGACAGAGGACCCAGTCTCTCAACGAGGCGTTCGCATCTTTGCGGAAAATTATACCCACTTTGCCCTCGGACAAACTCAGCAAAATACAGACCCTAAAACTTGCAGCCAGATACATCGACTTTCTCTACCAGGTGCTGCAGAGCGACGAGCTGGACTCCAAAATGTCAAGTTGTAGTTATGTGGCTCATGAGAGGCTGAGCTACGCCTTCTCTGTGTGGAGGATGGAGGGCGCTTGGTCCATGTCAACATCCCACTAA